Proteins encoded in a region of the Romeriopsis navalis LEGE 11480 genome:
- a CDS encoding DUF1818 family protein, with product MSRILKSGAGWRIGWNPEALEFQGLVGTDDWAIELTQAELDDFCRLALQLSETMQLMQQELMDEEVITIEAESDCLWIEAEGFPSAYGLRFILQSGRGVEGAWLVAAVPGLLGAVRSLKVW from the coding sequence ATGTCACGCATTCTTAAGTCGGGTGCGGGTTGGCGGATTGGCTGGAATCCGGAAGCGCTTGAGTTCCAGGGGCTGGTGGGGACGGATGACTGGGCGATCGAGTTGACTCAGGCCGAACTGGATGATTTCTGTCGGTTGGCATTGCAGTTATCCGAGACGATGCAGCTAATGCAGCAAGAACTGATGGATGAGGAGGTGATCACGATCGAGGCTGAGAGTGACTGTCTCTGGATTGAGGCGGAGGGGTTTCCTTCGGCTTACGGCTTACGGTTTATTTTGCAGTCGGGACGTGGTGTGGAAGGGGCTTGGCTGGTGGCAGCGGTGCCGGGACTTTTGGGGGCAGTGCGATCACTGAAGGTTTGGTGA